One genomic window of Mustela erminea isolate mMusErm1 chromosome 13, mMusErm1.Pri, whole genome shotgun sequence includes the following:
- the PRELID3A gene encoding PRELI domain containing protein 3A isoform X2, with amino-acid sequence MKIWSSEHVFGHPWDTVIKAAMRKYPNPMNPCVVGVDVLERSVDGRGRLHSHRLLSTEWGLPGFVKAILGTSRTLTYIKEHSVVDPVEKKMELCSTNITLTNLVSVNERLVYTPHPEDPEMTVLTQEAIITVKGISLGSYLESLMANTISSNAKKGREALEWVIGRLNTELEGLAAPACARA; translated from the exons CCACCCATGGGACACCGTCATCAAAGCTGCCATGAGGAAGTACCCGAATCCGATGAACCCCTGTGTCGTGGGAGTTGACGTGCTAGAGCGCAGTGTGGACGGCCGGGGCCGGCTACACAGCCATCGCCTCCTCAGCACCGAGTGGGGTCTGCCCGGCTTCGTGAAAGCG attttgggGACCAGTAGGACTTTGACATACATCAAAGAACATTCTGTTGTGGATCCagtagagaagaaaatggaacttTGTTCCACCAAT ATCACACTCACAAACCTGGTGTCAGTGAACGAGAGGCTGGTGTACACACCCCATCCGGAGGACCCGGAAAT GACGGTGCTCACACAAGAAGCCATCATCACCGTGAAGGGGATCAGCTTGGGCAGCTATCTGGAAAGTCTGATGGCCAATACCATATCATCCAATGCAAAGAAG GGTCGCGAGGCCTTGGAGTGGGTGATCGGCCGACTTAACACGGAGTTGGAGGGCCTGGCAGCCCCTGCCTGCGCCAGAGCGTGA
- the PRELID3A gene encoding PRELI domain containing protein 3A isoform X3, protein MKIWSSEHVFGHPWDTVIKAAMRKYPNPMNPCVVGVDVLERSVDGRGRLHSHRLLSTEWGLPGFVKAILGTSRTLTYIKEHSVVDPVEKKMELCSTNITLTNLVSVNERLVYTPHPEDPEMTVLTQEAIITVKGISLGSYLESLMANTISSNAKKGWAAIEWIIENSERAVS, encoded by the exons CCACCCATGGGACACCGTCATCAAAGCTGCCATGAGGAAGTACCCGAATCCGATGAACCCCTGTGTCGTGGGAGTTGACGTGCTAGAGCGCAGTGTGGACGGCCGGGGCCGGCTACACAGCCATCGCCTCCTCAGCACCGAGTGGGGTCTGCCCGGCTTCGTGAAAGCG attttgggGACCAGTAGGACTTTGACATACATCAAAGAACATTCTGTTGTGGATCCagtagagaagaaaatggaacttTGTTCCACCAAT ATCACACTCACAAACCTGGTGTCAGTGAACGAGAGGCTGGTGTACACACCCCATCCGGAGGACCCGGAAAT GACGGTGCTCACACAAGAAGCCATCATCACCGTGAAGGGGATCAGCTTGGGCAGCTATCTGGAAAGTCTGATGGCCAATACCATATCATCCAATGCAAAGAAG GGGTGGGCTGCTATTGAGTGGATAATTGAGAATTCTGAGCGCGCCGTGAGCTAA
- the PRELID3A gene encoding PRELI domain containing protein 3A isoform X1, with the protein MRALTLIFMSLRGPQHPWRPRAARAYKRRDCLLTPDDYVFPTSHPWDTVIKAAMRKYPNPMNPCVVGVDVLERSVDGRGRLHSHRLLSTEWGLPGFVKAILGTSRTLTYIKEHSVVDPVEKKMELCSTNITLTNLVSVNERLVYTPHPEDPEMTVLTQEAIITVKGISLGSYLESLMANTISSNAKKGREALEWVIGRLNTELEGLAAPACARA; encoded by the exons atgAGAGCATTAACGTTGATCTTCATGTCACTCCGTGGGCCACAGCACCCCTGGCGGCCCCGTGCGGCTCGGGCTTACAAACGGAGGGATTGCCTGCTCACTCCGGATGATTATGTTTTTCCCACCAGCCACCCATGGGACACCGTCATCAAAGCTGCCATGAGGAAGTACCCGAATCCGATGAACCCCTGTGTCGTGGGAGTTGACGTGCTAGAGCGCAGTGTGGACGGCCGGGGCCGGCTACACAGCCATCGCCTCCTCAGCACCGAGTGGGGTCTGCCCGGCTTCGTGAAAGCG attttgggGACCAGTAGGACTTTGACATACATCAAAGAACATTCTGTTGTGGATCCagtagagaagaaaatggaacttTGTTCCACCAAT ATCACACTCACAAACCTGGTGTCAGTGAACGAGAGGCTGGTGTACACACCCCATCCGGAGGACCCGGAAAT GACGGTGCTCACACAAGAAGCCATCATCACCGTGAAGGGGATCAGCTTGGGCAGCTATCTGGAAAGTCTGATGGCCAATACCATATCATCCAATGCAAAGAAG GGTCGCGAGGCCTTGGAGTGGGTGATCGGCCGACTTAACACGGAGTTGGAGGGCCTGGCAGCCCCTGCCTGCGCCAGAGCGTGA